In Pedobacter sp. SL55, the following proteins share a genomic window:
- the ilvC gene encoding ketol-acid reductoisomerase: MANYFNTLPLREKLNQLGVCDFMANDEFLDGVNALKGKKLVIVGCGAQGLNQGLNLRDSGLDVSYALRKEAIEQKRDSWKNATENNFKVGTYEELIPTADVVINLTPDKQHTSVVNAVMPLMKQGSTLLYSHGFNIVEEGMQIRKDITVIMVAPKCPGSEVRAEYLRGFGVPTLIAVHPENDPEGKGLAQAKAYCVGTGGHRAGVLKSSFVAEVKSDLMGEQTILCGLLQTGSILSFDKMVEKGIDAGYASKLVQYGVEVITEALKHGGVSGMMDRLSNVAKVKAFHISEELKNIMRPLFQKHQDDIMSGEFSSTMMADWANGDANLLKWRAETGETAFEKTPAGDVKIGEQEYFDNYTLMVAFVRAGVELAFETMVEAGIKPESAYYESLHETPLIANTIARKKLFEMNRVISDTAEYGCYLFDQACKPLLMDFMKTVDTDLVGKNFNEGKDGSVDNAELVAINEILRDHQVEVVGRKLRKAMTAMKSIKTA, encoded by the coding sequence ATGGCAAATTATTTTAACACATTACCACTTAGAGAAAAATTGAACCAATTAGGTGTATGCGATTTCATGGCTAACGATGAGTTTTTGGATGGCGTAAACGCTCTAAAAGGTAAAAAACTGGTAATTGTAGGCTGTGGTGCTCAAGGCTTAAATCAAGGTTTAAATTTGAGAGACAGCGGTTTGGACGTATCTTACGCATTGCGCAAAGAAGCTATCGAGCAAAAAAGAGATAGTTGGAAAAATGCTACGGAAAACAATTTCAAAGTTGGCACTTACGAAGAATTAATCCCTACTGCTGACGTGGTAATTAACCTTACGCCGGATAAACAACATACTTCGGTGGTAAATGCGGTGATGCCATTAATGAAACAAGGTTCTACTTTGCTTTACTCTCACGGTTTCAACATTGTAGAGGAAGGTATGCAAATCCGTAAAGACATTACTGTAATTATGGTGGCACCTAAATGCCCTGGTTCTGAGGTTAGAGCTGAATATTTAAGAGGTTTTGGTGTACCAACTTTAATTGCCGTACACCCAGAAAACGATCCTGAAGGTAAGGGGTTGGCACAAGCTAAAGCTTACTGTGTAGGTACTGGCGGTCACAGAGCAGGTGTCTTGAAATCGTCTTTCGTGGCCGAGGTTAAATCTGATTTAATGGGCGAGCAAACTATTTTATGTGGTTTGTTGCAAACTGGTTCTATCCTTTCTTTCGATAAAATGGTGGAAAAAGGAATTGACGCTGGCTATGCTTCTAAATTGGTTCAATATGGTGTTGAGGTAATTACAGAGGCTTTGAAACACGGCGGTGTAAGCGGTATGATGGATCGTTTGAGCAATGTAGCTAAAGTTAAAGCTTTCCATATTTCTGAGGAGTTGAAAAACATCATGCGTCCATTGTTTCAAAAACACCAAGATGATATCATGAGCGGCGAGTTCTCTAGCACCATGATGGCTGACTGGGCCAACGGGGATGCAAACTTATTGAAATGGAGAGCTGAAACTGGCGAAACTGCTTTCGAAAAAACGCCTGCTGGTGATGTGAAAATTGGCGAGCAAGAATATTTTGACAACTATACTTTAATGGTGGCTTTCGTAAGAGCTGGTGTGGAATTGGCTTTCGAAACTATGGTTGAAGCTGGTATTAAACCAGAAAGTGCTTACTACGAAAGTTTACACGAAACTCCGCTAATTGCTAACACGATTGCTCGTAAGAAATTGTTCGAAATGAACCGTGTAATTTCTGATACTGCTGAATATGGTTGTTACTTATTTGACCAAGCTTGTAAGCCTTTGTTAATGGATTTCATGAAAACTGTTGATACGGATTTAGTAGGTAAAAACTTTAACGAAGGTAAAGATGGTTCGGTTGATAACGCTGAATTAGTTGCGATCAACGAGATTTTACGTGACCACCAAGTAGAGGTTGTAGGCAGAAAATTGCGTAAAGCAATGACTGCAATGAAGTCGATTAAGACAGCGTAA
- the ilvN gene encoding acetolactate synthase small subunit → MSNDTIKYTPSDTSYEGKQDFTITVYAEDRVGLLNRISIIFSKRKINIDSLNTSPSEIAGIHRFTILINESYEVVRKLARQIEKQVEVLKVYFNTDSEVIWQELALYKVSTEEITEKVTVERLLRQYGATAVVIRKDYTVFSVTGHKEETDALVKALEPYELIEFVRSARVAIIKDSAGFHEKLKEFEAEEPGEERVENEFLDKGEKIFTM, encoded by the coding sequence ATGAGTAACGACACGATAAAATATACACCTAGCGACACCAGCTACGAAGGTAAGCAGGATTTTACCATTACAGTTTATGCTGAAGACAGGGTTGGTTTATTGAACCGTATTTCGATTATATTTTCGAAAAGAAAAATCAACATTGATAGCTTAAACACTTCTCCATCGGAGATTGCAGGCATACACCGGTTCACGATTTTAATTAACGAAAGTTATGAAGTAGTGAGAAAATTGGCACGCCAGATTGAGAAACAAGTTGAAGTCTTGAAAGTGTATTTCAATACGGACAGCGAAGTGATTTGGCAAGAACTGGCTCTTTACAAAGTTTCTACAGAAGAGATTACCGAGAAAGTAACGGTAGAGCGTTTATTGAGACAATACGGTGCAACCGCAGTAGTGATTAGAAAAGATTATACCGTCTTTTCTGTAACTGGCCACAAAGAAGAAACTGATGCTTTGGTAAAAGCACTTGAACCTTATGAACTGATTGAATTTGTGCGTTCGGCTAGGGTAGCAATCATTAAAGATAGTGCTGGTTTCCACGAGAAGCTGAAAGAATTTGAAGCAGAAGAACCAGGAGAAGAACGTGTAGAAAATGAGTTCTTGGATAAGGGCGAGAAGATTTTTACGATGTAG
- the ilvB gene encoding biosynthetic-type acetolactate synthase large subunit translates to MLLNALIEEGVSTIFGYPGGAIMPIYDALYDYADKLEHILVRHEQGGIHAAQGYARTSGRVGVCFATSGPGATNLVTGLADAQIDSTPLVCITGQVFAHLLGTDAFQETDVINITTPVTKWNYQITDAKEIPEVLAKAFYIAKSGRPGPVLIDITKNAQLQIEEFEAYVKCNHIRSYRPKPKVRVEFIEEAAKLINSAQKPFVLFGQGVILGNAEKEFKAFIEKTGIPAAWTIMGEGAIPTDHPLNVGMLGMHGNYGPNVLTNECDVLIAIGMRFDDRVTGRLDKYAKQAKVIHLDIDPAEIDKNVKAEVGVWGDCKETLPILTNLAKENKHEAWVAQFRDYNQQEIDQVITPELYPTGEEMTMGEVLRNINEICGGDAIIVTDVGQHQMVACRYAKFNNTRSNVTSGGLGTMGFGLPAAIGAKYGAPNKTVIAIIGDGGFQMTPQELGTIMQFGAAVKILILNNQFLGMVRQWQQLFHDKRYSFVNITSPDFVALAKSYYIEASKVDQRAELKKALETMINHEGSYLLEVMVGKENNVFPMVPQGCSVSEIRLK, encoded by the coding sequence ATGTTGTTGAACGCCCTTATTGAAGAGGGCGTAAGCACAATTTTCGGCTACCCAGGCGGTGCAATTATGCCAATTTATGATGCGCTTTATGACTATGCAGACAAATTAGAACATATTTTGGTACGCCATGAGCAAGGCGGTATTCACGCTGCGCAAGGTTACGCAAGAACAAGTGGCCGAGTAGGTGTTTGCTTTGCAACCAGCGGTCCAGGTGCGACTAATTTGGTAACTGGCTTAGCTGATGCGCAAATTGATAGCACACCTCTAGTTTGCATTACCGGACAAGTATTTGCACACCTTTTGGGTACAGATGCCTTCCAAGAGACGGATGTAATTAACATCACTACGCCAGTAACGAAATGGAACTACCAGATTACCGACGCAAAGGAAATCCCTGAGGTATTGGCAAAAGCTTTTTATATTGCCAAAAGTGGCAGACCAGGCCCTGTGTTGATTGACATTACTAAAAATGCACAATTACAGATTGAAGAATTTGAAGCTTACGTAAAATGCAACCACATCCGCAGCTACAGACCTAAACCAAAAGTGAGGGTTGAATTTATTGAAGAAGCTGCAAAGCTAATCAACAGTGCTCAAAAACCTTTTGTGTTGTTTGGCCAAGGGGTGATTTTAGGAAATGCCGAGAAAGAATTTAAAGCTTTCATCGAAAAAACTGGTATTCCTGCGGCTTGGACTATCATGGGCGAAGGTGCTATTCCAACCGACCATCCTTTGAACGTAGGTATGTTGGGGATGCATGGTAACTATGGACCAAACGTTTTAACCAACGAATGCGATGTTTTAATTGCCATCGGGATGCGTTTCGACGACCGTGTAACTGGCCGTTTAGATAAATATGCGAAGCAAGCTAAAGTAATCCATTTAGATATTGACCCAGCTGAGATTGACAAAAACGTAAAAGCTGAAGTTGGGGTTTGGGGCGACTGTAAAGAAACACTTCCTATCTTAACCAACTTAGCAAAAGAAAATAAACACGAAGCTTGGGTTGCTCAATTTAGAGATTACAACCAACAGGAAATAGATCAAGTCATTACACCTGAACTTTACCCTACTGGAGAAGAAATGACCATGGGCGAAGTGTTGAGAAACATCAATGAGATTTGTGGCGGCGATGCGATAATAGTTACCGATGTCGGTCAGCACCAAATGGTGGCCTGCCGATATGCAAAATTTAACAATACTCGTAGCAATGTAACATCTGGCGGATTAGGCACAATGGGTTTCGGCCTACCTGCGGCTATTGGCGCTAAATATGGTGCGCCTAACAAAACTGTAATTGCCATTATTGGCGATGGTGGTTTCCAAATGACGCCGCAAGAATTAGGTACGATTATGCAATTTGGTGCAGCGGTAAAGATTTTAATTTTAAACAACCAGTTCTTAGGAATGGTACGCCAATGGCAGCAATTGTTCCACGATAAACGCTATTCGTTTGTGAATATCACTAGCCCTGATTTTGTAGCATTGGCTAAATCTTACTACATAGAAGCGAGTAAAGTAGACCAAAGAGCTGAGCTTAAGAAAGCGCTGGAAACGATGATTAACCACGAAGGCTCTTACCTCTTAGAGGTAATGGTTGGCAAGGAAAATAACGTTTTCCCAATGGTACCACAAGGTTGCAGCGTAAGCGAAATTAGATTGAAGTAA
- the ilvD gene encoding dihydroxy-acid dehydratase, with translation MELNKYSKTFTQDPTQPAAQAMLYGIGLTDADMAKAQVGIASMGYDGNTCNMHLNDLAAVVKKGVWNNDLVGLTFNTIGVSDGMSNGTEGMRYSLVSRDVIADSIETICGGQYYDGVIAIPGCDKNMPGAIMAMARLNRPSIMVYGGTIAPGHYKGEELNIVSAFEALGQKICGNLSDEDYQGIIKHTCPGAGACGGMYTANTMASAIEALGMSLPYSSSNPAVSDEKKNECLDAGKYIKVLLEKDIKPSDIMTRKAFENAIRSIIILGGSTNAVLHFIAMGKAIGVEITQDDFQRMSDITPVLADFKPSGKYLMQDLHQFGGVPAVLKYLLDEGLLHGDCLTVTGQTVAENLKDVKSIMDYNQPIIQRLDNPIKATGHLQILYGNLAEKGSVAKISGKEGERFEGPARVFDGEKDLVTGISTGRIKPGDVVVIKNEGPVGAPGMPEMLKPTSLIIGAGLGKSIALITDGRFSGGTHGFVVGHITPEAYKGGLIGLVEDDDIIEIDAVNNKITLKVSDEVIAERRAKWQQPKLKVTKGVLFKYAKTVTDAAGGCVTDEA, from the coding sequence ATGGAATTGAACAAATACAGTAAGACTTTTACGCAAGACCCAACACAACCCGCAGCTCAAGCCATGCTTTATGGAATTGGTTTAACCGATGCCGATATGGCAAAAGCACAAGTGGGCATTGCAAGTATGGGTTATGACGGCAACACTTGTAACATGCACTTGAATGATTTAGCCGCTGTGGTAAAAAAAGGTGTCTGGAACAATGATTTGGTCGGTCTTACTTTTAATACCATTGGTGTAAGTGATGGCATGAGCAACGGAACTGAAGGTATGCGTTATTCTTTGGTTAGTCGCGATGTAATTGCTGACAGTATTGAAACCATTTGTGGCGGACAATATTACGATGGCGTAATTGCTATTCCGGGTTGTGATAAAAACATGCCAGGGGCGATAATGGCTATGGCTCGTTTAAACCGCCCTTCGATTATGGTTTATGGAGGCACCATTGCTCCGGGACATTACAAAGGCGAAGAACTAAACATCGTTTCTGCTTTCGAAGCTTTAGGCCAGAAAATCTGCGGTAATTTATCTGATGAAGATTATCAAGGTATCATTAAACATACTTGCCCTGGTGCTGGTGCTTGCGGTGGGATGTACACCGCAAACACGATGGCTTCTGCTATTGAGGCTTTGGGCATGAGCTTGCCTTATTCATCGTCAAATCCTGCAGTAAGCGACGAGAAGAAAAATGAGTGCTTAGATGCTGGAAAATACATTAAAGTGCTGTTAGAAAAAGACATCAAGCCTTCCGATATCATGACGAGAAAAGCGTTTGAAAATGCAATTCGCTCCATTATCATTTTAGGAGGAAGTACCAATGCGGTATTACACTTCATTGCAATGGGCAAAGCGATTGGCGTAGAAATTACACAAGACGATTTCCAACGCATGAGCGATATTACCCCTGTTTTGGCAGATTTTAAACCAAGCGGAAAATACCTGATGCAAGATTTACATCAATTTGGCGGCGTGCCAGCGGTATTGAAATATTTGTTAGATGAAGGCTTATTGCACGGCGATTGTTTAACGGTTACCGGACAAACCGTGGCTGAGAACTTGAAAGATGTAAAATCGATCATGGATTACAATCAACCTATTATTCAACGATTAGACAATCCAATTAAAGCAACTGGTCACTTACAAATTTTGTATGGAAACTTAGCGGAAAAAGGCTCTGTAGCTAAAATCTCAGGGAAAGAAGGTGAAAGGTTTGAAGGCCCAGCTCGCGTATTTGACGGAGAAAAAGATTTAGTAACTGGCATCTCTACAGGAAGAATTAAACCGGGAGATGTAGTAGTAATTAAAAATGAAGGTCCAGTTGGAGCGCCAGGAATGCCTGAGATGTTAAAACCAACTTCATTAATTATCGGTGCAGGTTTGGGTAAATCTATTGCCTTAATTACTGACGGTCGTTTTTCTGGCGGTACTCACGGTTTCGTGGTAGGTCACATTACGCCAGAAGCTTACAAAGGCGGTTTAATTGGATTAGTGGAGGATGATGACATCATTGAAATTGATGCCGTAAACAATAAGATTACGTTAAAAGTGAGCGATGAAGTCATTGCTGAACGTAGAGCGAAATGGCAACAACCAAAACTGAAAGTTACCAAGGGAGTATTATTTAAATATGCCAAAACAGTAACAGATGCGGCTGGAGGTTGCGTAACCGACGAAGCTTAA
- a CDS encoding branched-chain amino acid transaminase, whose protein sequence is MDYYNSNTVIYLNGQFVKANEAKTDLYGQSLHYGFAAFEGIRAYKTHNATRIFKAREHFERLKRSCDLTGIPFKWNIDDLIKQTYRLLELNNFKDAYIRPLVFSEPQMTLVAPEQTSIMLCAWEWGAYLGDRQLKICISPFERPNPKSTKIEAKISGNYVNSILATSDAKNKGFDEALLLDHKGLVAEGSGANIFIEKNGKLYTPVKGNILPGITRATIIELCKVLDIEVIEKEITVNFLKEADGAFFCGTAVEVAGIHTVDETVYRQRWRDSIGATLQRAYKNLVLEKVNYEVII, encoded by the coding sequence ATGGATTATTACAATTCGAACACGGTAATTTATCTCAACGGCCAATTTGTAAAAGCCAACGAAGCGAAGACTGACTTATATGGTCAATCGTTACACTATGGCTTTGCAGCTTTCGAGGGTATTAGGGCTTACAAAACCCACAATGCTACGCGTATTTTTAAGGCCAGAGAGCATTTCGAGCGGTTAAAACGCTCATGCGATTTAACAGGCATTCCGTTTAAATGGAATATCGACGACCTAATTAAGCAAACTTACCGACTGCTCGAATTGAATAATTTTAAGGATGCTTACATCCGTCCCTTAGTTTTTAGCGAGCCGCAAATGACCTTGGTTGCTCCAGAGCAAACGTCTATTATGCTTTGTGCTTGGGAATGGGGAGCGTATTTAGGCGATAGGCAATTGAAAATTTGCATCTCTCCTTTCGAACGTCCTAATCCAAAATCTACGAAAATCGAGGCTAAAATTAGTGGCAATTATGTCAACTCCATCTTGGCTACATCAGATGCTAAAAATAAAGGCTTTGACGAAGCTTTACTGTTAGACCACAAAGGTTTGGTTGCAGAAGGATCTGGCGCCAATATTTTCATCGAAAAGAATGGCAAATTGTATACGCCAGTTAAAGGAAATATCCTGCCAGGAATTACCAGAGCTACCATTATTGAGCTTTGTAAAGTGCTAGATATCGAAGTTATTGAGAAAGAAATTACTGTAAATTTTCTTAAAGAGGCAGATGGCGCATTCTTCTGCGGAACAGCCGTTGAAGTAGCCGGTATCCATACCGTAGATGAAACGGTATACAGACAAAGATGGAGAGATAGTATTGGAGCCACCTTACAAAGAGCATATAAAAACCTAGTATTAGAAAAAGTAAACTATGAAGTGATCATTTAA
- a CDS encoding GNAT family N-acetyltransferase, translating into MKEEFLNLPVIKNEETKRFELTVDGHTAFIDYEENEKTIKLIHTESPEALAGRGAATALIEKTLIYLEENKYELVPLCQLVFAYVKRHPEWKRLVPSKYLRLFDREDNN; encoded by the coding sequence ATGAAAGAAGAATTCTTAAACCTGCCCGTTATTAAAAACGAAGAAACCAAACGTTTCGAATTAACTGTAGATGGCCACACCGCATTTATCGACTACGAAGAGAATGAGAAAACTATCAAGCTCATCCACACCGAAAGCCCTGAAGCATTGGCTGGCAGAGGTGCAGCTACAGCATTAATTGAAAAAACGCTTATCTATTTAGAAGAAAACAAATACGAACTAGTCCCTTTATGTCAATTAGTATTTGCTTATGTGAAAAGACACCCCGAATGGAAAAGATTGGTGCCAAGCAAATATTTGAGGCTATTTGATAGGGAAGATAACAACTAA
- the atpD gene encoding F0F1 ATP synthase subunit beta, whose protein sequence is MPNIGKIAQIIGPVVDVSFVNDATLPKIFSALEITKENGQKIVLEVQQHLGEDRVRAISMDSTDGLVRGMDVVDTGAAIKMPVGDQIKGRLFNVVGEAIDGINTVDKTDGRPIHNAPPKFEDLSTETEVLFTGIKVIDLLEPYAKGGKIGLFGGAGVGKTVLIMELVNNIAKAYAGLSVFAGVGERTREGNDLLREFIESGVINYGDDFLHSMEKGGWDLNAVDTEKLKESKATLVFGQMNEPPGARARVALSGLTVAEYFRDGDGEGAGKDILFFVDNIFRFTQAGSEVSALLGRMPSAVGYQPTLATEMGLMQERITSTKRGSITSVQAVYVPADDLTDPAPATTFAHLDATTVFSRKIAELGIYPAVDPLDSTSRILSPAVLGDEHYNTAQRVKETLQRYKELQDIIAILGMDELSEEDKLVVSRARRVQRFLSQPFHVAEQFTGLKGVLVDIKDTIKGFNMIMDGEVDEYPEAAFNLVGSIEDAIEKGKKLLAEAN, encoded by the coding sequence ATGCCTAATATTGGAAAGATAGCGCAGATTATAGGACCGGTAGTCGATGTAAGCTTTGTTAACGATGCCACTTTACCTAAAATTTTCTCTGCATTAGAGATTACTAAAGAGAATGGACAGAAAATCGTTCTTGAGGTTCAACAACACTTAGGCGAAGATCGCGTTCGTGCAATTTCAATGGACTCTACCGATGGTTTAGTTCGTGGAATGGATGTGGTTGATACTGGTGCTGCCATTAAAATGCCTGTTGGCGATCAAATTAAAGGTCGTTTATTCAACGTAGTTGGTGAAGCGATTGACGGTATCAACACCGTTGACAAAACAGATGGCCGTCCTATCCACAATGCTCCTCCTAAGTTCGAAGATTTATCTACAGAAACTGAAGTACTTTTTACTGGTATTAAAGTTATCGACTTATTAGAGCCTTATGCAAAAGGTGGTAAAATTGGATTATTCGGTGGTGCCGGTGTAGGTAAAACTGTATTAATCATGGAATTGGTAAACAACATCGCTAAAGCTTACGCAGGTTTATCTGTATTTGCTGGTGTGGGTGAGCGTACTCGTGAGGGTAATGATTTACTTCGTGAGTTTATCGAATCAGGCGTAATCAACTATGGTGATGATTTCTTACACTCAATGGAAAAAGGTGGATGGGATTTGAACGCAGTTGATACTGAAAAATTAAAAGAATCAAAAGCAACATTAGTTTTCGGTCAAATGAACGAGCCTCCTGGTGCACGTGCTCGTGTAGCCTTATCAGGATTAACAGTTGCAGAATATTTCCGTGATGGTGATGGCGAAGGCGCTGGAAAAGATATCCTTTTCTTCGTTGATAACATTTTCCGTTTTACTCAAGCAGGTTCTGAGGTATCGGCACTATTAGGTCGTATGCCATCTGCGGTAGGTTACCAACCAACATTGGCAACAGAGATGGGTTTAATGCAAGAGCGTATTACTTCAACTAAACGTGGTTCAATCACATCTGTACAAGCGGTTTACGTACCTGCAGATGATTTAACTGACCCTGCTCCGGCTACAACTTTCGCCCACTTAGATGCAACTACAGTATTTTCTCGTAAAATTGCTGAGTTAGGTATTTATCCAGCAGTAGATCCATTGGATTCTACTTCACGTATCCTTTCTCCTGCGGTATTAGGGGATGAGCACTACAACACAGCTCAACGTGTGAAAGAAACTTTACAACGTTACAAAGAATTACAAGATATCATCGCGATTTTAGGTATGGACGAATTATCTGAGGAAGATAAATTAGTAGTATCTAGAGCTCGTCGTGTGCAACGTTTCCTATCTCAACCTTTCCACGTAGCTGAGCAATTTACAGGCTTAAAAGGTGTATTGGTTGACATTAAAGATACCATCAAAGGATTTAACATGATCATGGATGGCGAAGTTGATGAATATCCAGAAGCTGCATTTAACTTAGTTGGTAGCATTGAAGATGCTATTGAAAAAGGTAAAAAATTATTGGCAGAAGCTAACTAG
- a CDS encoding SDR family oxidoreductase — protein MNTVLVTGSNGLLGQKITEQIIADKSVNLIATNRGANKYLVKEGYVYETMDILDELQVKLVLEKYKPNALIHTAAMTNVDTCHENKEACWQLNVEATKHLASLCDKMGIHFIYVSTDFVFDGLNGPYKEEDEPNPVSFYGESKLAGEKATQQMKGNWAIIRTILVYGILKDMSRSNIVLWAKGALEKRNPINVVNDQWRMPTLAEDLARACLLAVKHKAKGTYHISGKDMMSIVDIVNGVADFWNLDKTIINEISSDSLGQEAKRPKKTGFILDKAMTDLGYQPHSFEEGLALVREQLSGSSGQ, from the coding sequence ATGAATACAGTGTTGGTTACAGGCAGTAACGGCCTTTTAGGGCAGAAAATTACCGAGCAAATTATAGCGGATAAAAGCGTGAATTTAATTGCTACAAATCGTGGAGCAAATAAATATCTGGTAAAAGAAGGCTATGTTTATGAAACGATGGATATTTTGGATGAGCTTCAAGTGAAATTGGTGCTGGAAAAATATAAGCCAAATGCGTTGATCCATACGGCTGCCATGACCAATGTAGATACCTGCCATGAAAATAAGGAAGCTTGTTGGCAACTCAATGTGGAGGCAACAAAGCATTTGGCATCATTATGTGATAAAATGGGTATACATTTTATATATGTATCTACAGATTTTGTTTTTGATGGTTTAAACGGGCCGTATAAAGAAGAAGACGAGCCAAATCCTGTTAGTTTTTATGGCGAAAGTAAATTGGCTGGCGAAAAAGCAACGCAACAAATGAAAGGCAACTGGGCCATTATCAGAACAATTTTGGTTTACGGTATTTTGAAAGATATGAGCCGTAGCAATATTGTACTTTGGGCAAAAGGGGCGCTCGAAAAAAGAAATCCAATTAACGTAGTTAATGACCAATGGCGAATGCCTACGCTTGCCGAAGATTTGGCGAGAGCTTGCTTGCTGGCAGTTAAACATAAGGCAAAGGGTACTTACCATATTTCTGGGAAAGATATGATGAGTATTGTGGATATAGTAAACGGTGTTGCAGATTTTTGGAACTTGGATAAAACAATAATTAACGAGATAAGTTCTGATAGTTTGGGTCAGGAAGCTAAGCGGCCAAAAAAGACAGGTTTCATTTTAGACAAAGCAATGACAGATTTAGGTTACCAACCACATAGTTTTGAGGAAGGCTTGGCTTTGGTGCGAGAACAGTTGTCAGGGAGCAGTGGTCAGTAA
- a CDS encoding redoxin domain-containing protein, translating to MSLQVGDKAPDFKLKSTELKEVSLGDFSGKKVVLHFFPLAFTGVCTTQLCTMRDNFGYYEGLNAQVLGVSVDSPFTLAKFKEEQAYQFPLLSDFNKEAAAAYGALYEDFLGMKGIAKRAAFVIDEEGKVIYAEVLEEAGNLPDFAAINKVVAG from the coding sequence ATGTCATTACAAGTAGGAGATAAAGCTCCAGATTTTAAATTAAAGAGCACCGAGCTTAAAGAGGTTTCGCTAGGCGATTTTAGCGGGAAAAAAGTGGTACTACATTTCTTTCCGCTAGCATTTACAGGTGTTTGCACTACACAATTGTGTACGATGAGAGATAACTTTGGTTATTATGAAGGTTTAAACGCACAGGTTTTAGGTGTATCTGTAGATTCTCCGTTTACTTTGGCAAAATTCAAAGAAGAGCAAGCTTACCAATTTCCGTTATTATCTGATTTTAACAAAGAAGCTGCAGCAGCTTATGGCGCCTTATACGAAGACTTTTTAGGGATGAAAGGAATTGCCAAACGTGCTGCTTTTGTAATTGACGAAGAAGGGAAAGTGATTTATGCTGAGGTGTTAGAAGAGGCAGGTAATTTGCCAGATTTTGCTGCCATTAATAAGGTAGTTGCTGGATAA
- a CDS encoding RNA polymerase sigma-70 factor, with product MPSYRSYSDSQLSYLLTQDDERAFTEIYHRFYGLLFIHASKRLNNEEEAKDLVQQLFESLWIKRAQVKPDGNLSAYLYTAIRHRILDIFSHQEVENKYVDSLQSFIDQDYELSDYKIREKQMKELIEKEIDSLPPKMREIFLLSRMQHKSHKEIAEELEISELTVKTQVKRALKILRSRLGLVVCVAFLLKISS from the coding sequence ATGCCTTCCTACCGTTCATATTCTGATAGTCAGTTGTCTTATCTGCTTACGCAAGATGATGAGCGTGCTTTTACGGAGATTTATCATCGGTTTTATGGTTTGTTGTTTATTCATGCTAGCAAGCGTTTAAATAATGAAGAAGAAGCTAAAGATTTGGTTCAACAGCTATTCGAATCGCTGTGGATAAAAAGGGCGCAGGTTAAGCCTGATGGCAATTTATCGGCTTATTTGTACACAGCTATTCGGCATCGTATATTAGATATTTTTTCACATCAGGAAGTAGAAAACAAATATGTAGACTCGCTACAAAGCTTTATTGATCAAGATTACGAGCTAAGCGATTATAAAATTCGGGAGAAGCAGATGAAAGAGTTGATTGAAAAAGAAATTGACTCCCTACCTCCTAAAATGAGAGAAATATTCTTACTGAGCAGAATGCAGCATAAATCTCACAAAGAAATTGCCGAAGAATTAGAGATTTCGGAGTTAACAGTGAAGACACAAGTGAAAAGAGCATTGAAAATTCTTAGATCGAGATTAGGGTTAGTGGTTTGTGTGGCGTTTTTGTTGAAAATAAGTTCGTAA